A region of the Hypomesus transpacificus isolate Combined female unplaced genomic scaffold, fHypTra1 scaffold_160, whole genome shotgun sequence genome:
TTAAAAATGATTATACTAGAGTCCCCAACCAAAGAATGGCGCTATGGTTTTGTTGGATAGCTCAAGAAGGTATTGAGGAAGAAAAGCGCTGCGCTGTtgtgaagaggggaggagaggaagggcttTGAGATGAGCTATTATCCTCGCACTAACCAACAGCGGCACTTACAGTCCTAAATCAATACTGCAGACATGTAATATTCGTTTTGAAGATCTCGAAacaagaataaaaaataaaaaagtaaaataaTCATTTACTGTAAGGAATTGACCTTTGTCAAATATCAAAGGGAATGGAGAGCTGTAAACCTTTATGACAACAACAAGTTCACAGTATAAACACTGTCCGTCTCAAGTGTAGGAAACTCATTTTCTCACCTTGGTACCGTCATCTTTAGCCAACTTGTCTCTTTGCATGTAAGAGAGTGTGTCTACCACTGTGTACCTGACTAATGATACTCTGACTGGAAGGTCAGGGTCTGACGTATTTAATGTCACTAGTCTGAAAGTCAATCGTCCCATACGTCATAATTAAACAAGTCTGAGAGTACCTGTCATTCCTATGTCAGCGTAAAGGGGCAGGTATTACGGAATGACTGGAAGATTCCCgtttgatttgaaatacattcgGTGTGCGAAAACTGATTACATAGTTTTGAATGACTGAACCAATAGGCTGACATTGACATACATTTACTAACCTCCAGTGGAGAGTCTGGTTCATCTAAGATGCTCTTTTCACTCTGTATCCGCTGCATGGTTCCTGTCAAGCTGGGGTCCATTATCAGGACGTTCTGACTACCCGGTCTGGGGAACTTACAGTCACTTTTTCTGGAGTCAGTTGTCCTGCACACCTCGTAATTGTAAACATGCTGCAATGTTCCCGTCCCCAAGGTGTCTGCGTAACGCGGTGGATAATAAGGAATCACTGGAAGATTGGAATGATAGAGGATACGAGACTGTCTCCATCTGTATATTTTCACTGATATAATAACCACCAAACACGTGATGAAAAGAAATGAAACTACAGCCAAAGCCAAGACTAAGTAAAAAGTCAGGTTGTCGTTGTACTCCTTGTCGTGCGTAAAGTCAGTGAACTCCGAGAGCACTTCAGGGAAGCTGTCCGCTACCGCCACGTTTACATTGACTGTAGCTGAACGAGAGGGCTGTCCGTTGTCCTCCACTACAACAGTGATCCTTTGTTTCACTGCATCTTTATCAGTCACTTGGCGAACAGTTCTTATTTCCCCATTCTGTAAGCCCACTTCAAACAGCGCCCTGTCTGTGGCTTTCTGCAGTTTATAGGAGAGCCAGGCATTCTGTCCAGAGTCCACATCAACAGCCACCACTTTAGTGACCAGATAGCCCACATCTGCTGAGCGAGGCACCATTTCAGCCACCAGAGAGCCGCCAGTTTGGACTGGGTAAAGAACCTGTGGTGCGTTGTCATTCTGGTCCTGGATCATTATTTTAACAGTCACATTGCTACTGAGTGGAGGGGAGCCTCCATCCTGCGCTTTTACGTTGAACTGGAAGTCCTTGATCTGCTCGAAGTCAAAAGAGCGCACTGCATGGACGACTCCACTGTCAGCACTTACGGACACATATGAGGAGACGGAAACTCCGTTAACCGAGGAGTCCTCCAGTATGTAAGAAACACGAGCATTCTGGTTCCAGTCAGCGTCTCTGGCTTTCACAGAGAATATAGATAGGCCCGGTGTGTTGTTTTCTATAATATAGGCCTCATATGAGCTCCTCTCAAAGATAGGTGCGTTGTCATTCACATCTGATATCTGTAAGGTTAGAGTGACACTGCTGGAGAGCGAGGGCACTCCCTCATCAGAACACGTGACACTGATGTTGTACTCAGACGCTGTCTCTCGGTCCAATTCACTTTCTGTTACTAAACTAAAGAAACCATTTAACGCTGACTTCATTTCAAACGGAATATTATCGTTAATTGAGCACTGGACTTTACCATTCTCCCCAGAGTCTTGGTCTTGAATGTTAATCATTGTTACAACAGTACCAAGTTTTGCATCCTCAGATATTACATTTGACTTGGACATTATATTGATGTTGGGCATGTTATCATTCATGTCAACTACATCGATAGTTAATTTACATGAATCTGTCAGTCCTCCATCATCACTTCCACGTAAATCGATTTGGAAATGGCGGGCCTTTTCATAATCAATTCTACCTATCACCTTGATTTCGCCGCTCTCATCGTTCACCTCAAACAATCCCCGGGCATTTTTTTGAGTATTCGTAATTGAATACGTGATTTTACCGTTTGAACCATAGTCTGCATCTGAAGCGCTAACTTGAGTAACAACTGTACCTTTTGGGGCATTTTCTGTTACTGTAGCTTTATATACA
Encoded here:
- the LOC124488974 gene encoding protocadherin gamma-A11-like isoform X11, coding for MAHEKISDGTMTWQILLFISVLSLGSVHAQVSYSIPEEMLKGSLVGNIVQDLGLDIKRLKSGNARIYTGDRTEYIELNKERGVLLIKERIDREALCGETTPCALHFQIILENPMEFYSITVEITDINDNTPIFDKKEVKFKISESAVSGAKFALEKATDLDVGINGLQSYLLQPTDHFALKLNNQAGGSRNVEMVLHKPLDREKQEQVSLILTAIDGGEPQMSGTMQILITVLDANDNAPVFTQPVYKATVTENAPKGTVVTQVSASDADYGSNGKITYSITNTQKNARGLFEVNDESGEIKVIGRIDYEKARHFQIDLRGSDDGGLTDSCKLTIDVVDMNDNMPNINIMSKSNVISEDAKLGTVVTMINIQDQDSGENGKVQCSINDNIPFEMKSALNGFFSLVTESELDRETASEYNISVTCSDEGVPSLSSSVTLTLQISDVNDNAPIFERSSYEAYIIENNTPGLSIFSVKARDADWNQNARVSYILEDSSVNGVSVSSYVSVSADSGVVHAVRSFDFEQIKDFQFNVKAQDGGSPPLSSNVTVKIMIQDQNDNAPQVLYPVQTGGSLVAEMVPRSADVGYLVTKVVAVDVDSGQNAWLSYKLQKATDRALFEVGLQNGEIRTVRQVTDKDAVKQRITVVVEDNGQPSRSATVNVNVAVADSFPEVLSEFTDFTHDKEYNDNLTFYLVLALAVVSFLFITCLVVIISVKIYRWRQSRILYHSNLPVIPYYPPRYADTLGTGTLQHVYNYEVCRTTDSRKSDCKFPRPGSQNVLIMDPSLTGTMQRIQSEKSILDEPDSPLEQKPPNNDWRFNQGQRPGPSGAAGGPEVAMGTGPWPNPPTEAEQLQALMAAANEVSEATATLGPGTMGLSTRYSPQFTLQHVPDYRQNVYIPGSTATLTSNPQQQQQQQLLQQQLQQQQQQLQQAAAQQALPPTQAQAQMEPPKAAQTPASKKKSTKKEKK